In a genomic window of Prochlorococcus marinus subsp. marinus str. CCMP1375:
- the murD gene encoding UDP-N-acetylmuramoyl-L-alanine--D-glutamate ligase, which yields MKEFENPPPITVAIGLGRSGVAAARYLNDQGEKVQIFESSKKASFGKLSGNLEKEGIKVNLGVPLNFSSFQPILEKLALVIVSPGIPWDHPTLNQLRKRGIIVESEINLAWRALKNTPWVGITGTNGKTTVTHMLNHVLNNSFIESTIGGNVGKAATEIALALRKSTKHKPKWLIMELSSYQIETAPEISPEIGIWTTLTPDHLERHGSLENYFAIKRTLIANSSIRIYNADDKYLSKNRLNLPKGLWVSAQKYNSNINQLDFWISSNGMVIEQGNELFHSSALQLPGDHNLQNLLLVSAAARKIGLSGMAIENALISFAGITHRLEKVDKIIDIDIFNDSKATNFDSAEIGLKATSAPVILIAGGLSKQGIYLDWINQIKEKVCAVILIGESRVKLQHLIKSHGFRGEIVCYEKLDKAVDKAIKLGVKFRAKSILFSPGCASFDQYSNFEERGDHFKKLIKESSINYKL from the coding sequence GTGAAAGAATTTGAGAATCCACCTCCAATAACCGTAGCCATTGGCTTGGGGCGTTCAGGCGTGGCCGCCGCCAGGTATCTAAACGATCAAGGTGAAAAAGTCCAAATATTTGAATCGTCTAAGAAAGCATCCTTTGGGAAATTATCTGGAAATTTGGAAAAGGAAGGGATAAAAGTAAACCTTGGTGTCCCTCTAAATTTTTCAAGCTTTCAACCAATTCTAGAAAAACTTGCTTTAGTAATCGTTAGTCCTGGAATTCCTTGGGATCATCCAACCCTTAATCAACTAAGAAAAAGAGGAATAATTGTTGAATCTGAAATCAACCTTGCTTGGAGAGCGCTAAAAAATACTCCTTGGGTAGGCATTACAGGAACTAATGGTAAAACTACAGTCACTCACATGCTCAACCATGTTCTTAACAACAGTTTTATTGAATCAACAATTGGTGGAAATGTAGGTAAGGCAGCTACCGAAATTGCTTTAGCTCTAAGAAAATCGACTAAACACAAGCCAAAATGGCTGATCATGGAACTCAGTAGTTATCAAATAGAAACTGCTCCTGAGATATCTCCAGAAATAGGAATATGGACTACTTTGACTCCCGATCACCTAGAAAGACATGGGTCTCTAGAGAATTACTTTGCCATCAAAAGAACACTCATCGCAAACTCATCAATCCGAATATATAATGCTGATGATAAATATTTATCAAAAAACCGATTAAATCTTCCCAAGGGATTATGGGTTAGCGCTCAAAAATATAATTCAAATATAAATCAATTGGATTTTTGGATATCATCAAATGGAATGGTAATAGAACAAGGAAATGAATTATTTCACTCTTCAGCACTTCAATTACCAGGAGATCATAATTTACAAAACCTTCTTTTAGTCTCAGCTGCTGCAAGAAAAATTGGTCTGTCCGGAATGGCAATAGAAAATGCCTTAATTAGTTTCGCAGGGATAACTCATAGACTTGAAAAGGTTGATAAAATAATAGACATAGACATCTTTAATGACAGCAAAGCTACCAATTTCGACTCTGCAGAAATAGGCCTCAAGGCAACTTCAGCTCCTGTAATACTTATAGCGGGTGGACTATCGAAGCAAGGCATTTATCTTGATTGGATTAATCAAATTAAAGAGAAAGTATGTGCTGTTATACTTATTGGGGAAAGCAGAGTTAAATTACAACATTTAATTAAAAGCCATGGTTTTAGAGGGGAAATTGTGTGCTACGAAAAGCTAGACAAAGCTGTAGATAAAGCAATAAAACTTGGTGTAAAATTTAGGGCAAAAAGCATACTATTCTCACCGGGTTGCGCAAGCTTCGATCAATATAGTAATTTCGAGGAAAGAGGTGATCATTTTAAAAAACTAATAAAGGAATCTTCAATCAATTACAAATTATAA
- a CDS encoding photosystem II S4 domain protein, translating into MKLSRKKLLKGCIYPKKIEQLLIETEHVLKTWTPIWTSFLSAPVQEEIKNVFKEIADISYSSNGGYPNAERKRILLQRQQNETFLNDENVPIKAIKIEGNFLFDRTEPEDFRQSIAETGVKAEEIGDLWITGDRGAQAMCTPEALKLLQNNQGFIRDVEIKYKSIDLTDLRIPFQRNPKKITSVEASKRLDAIASAGFGISRAKIISQIREGRVRLNWHTINNASRALTIGDRVDLEGKGSIEVLNLEITKKDRWRVELIRK; encoded by the coding sequence TTGAAACTTTCTAGAAAAAAGCTTCTAAAAGGTTGTATCTATCCTAAAAAAATAGAACAACTTCTTATCGAAACCGAACATGTTCTAAAGACTTGGACTCCCATTTGGACATCATTTCTTAGTGCTCCAGTTCAGGAAGAAATAAAAAACGTTTTTAAAGAGATTGCAGATATCTCTTATTCCTCAAATGGCGGTTATCCCAATGCTGAACGGAAAAGAATTCTCTTACAAAGACAGCAAAATGAAACCTTCTTGAATGATGAGAATGTACCAATCAAAGCTATTAAAATTGAAGGTAATTTCTTATTTGATAGAACTGAGCCTGAAGATTTCCGCCAGTCTATAGCTGAAACTGGTGTCAAAGCAGAGGAAATTGGTGACCTTTGGATTACAGGGGATAGAGGCGCCCAAGCAATGTGCACTCCAGAAGCATTAAAGCTTCTCCAAAACAATCAAGGCTTTATAAGAGATGTAGAAATCAAATACAAATCAATCGACCTAACAGACCTTAGAATTCCTTTTCAACGTAACCCTAAAAAAATTACATCAGTTGAAGCTTCAAAAAGATTGGATGCTATTGCTTCTGCAGGTTTTGGGATTTCAAGGGCTAAAATCATTTCTCAAATTAGAGAAGGAAGAGTAAGGCTAAACTGGCACACAATAAATAATGCTAGTCGTGCACTGACAATAGGAGATCGGGTTGACCTTGAAGGGAAAGGAAGTATAGAAGTACTTAATCTTGAGATCACTAAAAAAGATAGATGGAGAGTGGAATTAATAAGAAAATAA
- a CDS encoding adenine phosphoribosyltransferase produces MIGSKLKEAIRSYSDFPKKGILFHDISPIFCKPDLYQELIEEMAKSEILNSSDAIISIDARGFLFGSCISLKLSKPLILARKAGKLPGPILSSTYNLEYGENSLSIQKESLNEFKNFAIIDDVLATGGTINCVKSLLTSHNKNISGACVVIELLALKAREKLDFPIYSTLTL; encoded by the coding sequence ATGATCGGATCAAAGCTGAAAGAAGCTATTCGAAGTTATTCAGACTTCCCTAAAAAGGGAATACTTTTCCATGACATCTCCCCTATATTTTGTAAGCCTGATCTATATCAAGAGTTAATAGAAGAAATGGCAAAATCTGAAATATTAAACTCCTCAGATGCAATTATATCAATAGATGCTAGAGGATTTTTATTTGGGTCTTGTATATCACTTAAACTTTCGAAACCCCTAATACTAGCAAGAAAGGCTGGGAAACTACCTGGTCCAATCTTATCAAGTACTTACAACTTAGAGTATGGAGAAAATAGTTTATCGATTCAAAAAGAATCGTTAAATGAATTCAAGAATTTTGCCATTATAGACGACGTACTAGCAACTGGTGGAACCATAAACTGTGTTAAAAGTCTATTAACTTCTCACAATAAAAATATTTCCGGAGCTTGTGTAGTAATTGAGCTACTTGCTTTAAAAGCTAGAGAAAAATTAGATTTCCCTATATATTCAACATTAACACTTTAG
- a CDS encoding methyltransferase domain-containing protein — MSVNVLTDIERVKEDSTDDSIFYAQPRFVTHLDDLFLKELTDLYRKRISKDSIILDLMSSWISHLPKEVKYKRVIGHGLNQIELERNDRLDSYWVQNLNIKQKLPLEDSSIDVCLMVAAWQYLQYPEELAFDLKRIIKPKGKLIVSFSNRAFWSKAPLVWTQGSDLDHINYIKNVLVKQGWAEPEVIVKVPKKEGFLGFLGAGGDPFFSVIASNI; from the coding sequence ATGAGTGTCAATGTTTTAACTGATATAGAAAGGGTCAAGGAAGATAGTACAGATGACTCTATCTTTTATGCTCAACCTAGATTTGTCACTCATTTAGATGATTTATTCCTTAAAGAACTAACAGATCTATATAGGAAAAGAATCTCTAAGGATTCAATCATACTGGATTTAATGTCTAGTTGGATTAGTCATTTACCCAAAGAGGTTAAATATAAAAGAGTTATTGGCCATGGTCTTAATCAAATTGAACTGGAGCGAAATGATCGATTGGATTCTTATTGGGTTCAGAATCTAAATATTAAGCAAAAATTACCTTTAGAAGATTCCTCTATAGATGTTTGTCTAATGGTAGCGGCTTGGCAGTACTTACAATATCCTGAAGAACTTGCATTTGATTTAAAACGTATTATTAAACCTAAGGGCAAACTTATAGTGTCTTTTTCAAATAGGGCGTTTTGGTCAAAAGCACCTCTTGTATGGACTCAAGGGTCAGATTTAGATCATATTAATTACATTAAAAATGTTTTAGTTAAACAAGGTTGGGCTGAGCCAGAGGTAATTGTAAAGGTTCCTAAAAAGGAGGGTTTCCTAGGATTTTTAGGAGCAGGAGGAGATCCTTTCTTTTCAGTAATAGCATCCAACATTTAG
- a CDS encoding DUF1499 domain-containing protein — protein MKQIIIPLYLIILLVTGTSDSMALSKPDNLSECLISTNCVRVEWSFRNINQAYEKLIQISSDLPRVTVIESDKDYWHGIVRSFVFRFPDDLEILRIPSKNIIQVRSASRIGLGDLGVNQKRVNELFSKLNQSI, from the coding sequence ATGAAGCAAATTATTATTCCTCTTTATTTAATTATATTATTAGTCACAGGAACTAGTGATTCAATGGCCTTATCTAAACCGGATAATCTTTCTGAATGTTTGATTTCAACTAATTGTGTAAGAGTGGAATGGTCTTTTCGAAATATTAATCAAGCCTATGAAAAGCTAATACAGATTTCCTCAGATTTACCTAGAGTCACGGTTATTGAGAGTGATAAAGATTATTGGCATGGAATTGTGAGGAGCTTTGTTTTTAGATTCCCAGATGATCTTGAGATTCTTCGAATTCCTTCAAAAAACATAATACAAGTCAGATCAGCTTCTAGAATAGGTTTGGGTGATCTTGGAGTTAACCAAAAAAGAGTAAATGAATTGTTCTCCAAATTGAATCAGTCTATATAG
- a CDS encoding SemiSWEET transporter — protein MEAINSMDLLGLVAGTLTTIAFVPQLLKVWNSKSAKDISYVMFIMFILGIVLWEIYGWGIHSLPVILFNVITFFLGLAILILKFIFDSRENSIVNKD, from the coding sequence ATGGAAGCTATTAACTCTATGGATTTATTAGGATTAGTAGCAGGCACTTTAACAACAATTGCTTTCGTTCCACAGCTATTAAAAGTATGGAATTCCAAGTCTGCAAAAGATATATCCTATGTAATGTTTATTATGTTTATATTAGGAATAGTCTTATGGGAAATCTATGGTTGGGGAATTCATTCATTACCAGTAATTTTATTTAATGTGATTACTTTTTTTCTTGGTCTTGCAATATTAATCCTAAAATTTATATTTGACAGCCGAGAAAATAGCATTGTTAATAAGGACTAA